Proteins encoded in a region of the Streptomyces sp. PCS3-D2 genome:
- a CDS encoding ketoacyl-ACP synthase III has translation MSKIKPAKGSPYARILGVGGYRPTRVVPNEVILETIDSSDEWIRSRSGIATRHWASPQETVSAMSVEAAGKALADAGVGPEQIGAVIVSTVSHFKQTPAVATEIAHRIGAVKPAAFDISAGCAGFGYGLTLAKGMVVEGSAEYVLVIGVERLSDLTDLEDRATAFLFGDGAGAVVVGPSAEPAIGPTVWGSEGDKSETIKQTVPWDEYLGKDAGEKFPAITQEGQAVFRWAVFEMAKVAQQALDAAGITAEDLDVFIPHQANMRIIDSMVKTLKLPEHVTVARDVETTGNTSAASIPLAMERLLATGAAKSGDTALVIGFGAGLVYAATVVTLP, from the coding sequence ATGTCCAAGATCAAGCCGGCCAAGGGCTCCCCCTACGCCCGCATCCTCGGTGTCGGCGGCTACCGCCCGACCCGTGTGGTGCCCAACGAGGTCATCCTCGAGACCATCGACTCCTCCGACGAGTGGATCCGCTCCCGCTCCGGCATCGCGACCCGGCACTGGGCCTCGCCCCAGGAGACCGTCTCGGCCATGTCGGTGGAAGCCGCGGGCAAGGCGCTGGCCGACGCCGGTGTCGGACCCGAGCAGATCGGTGCGGTGATCGTCTCCACGGTCTCGCACTTCAAGCAGACCCCGGCCGTCGCGACCGAGATCGCGCACCGGATCGGCGCGGTCAAGCCTGCCGCCTTCGACATCTCCGCGGGCTGTGCCGGCTTCGGCTACGGCCTGACCCTTGCCAAGGGCATGGTGGTGGAGGGTTCCGCGGAGTACGTCCTCGTCATCGGCGTGGAGCGGCTCTCGGACCTCACGGACCTGGAGGACCGCGCGACGGCCTTCCTGTTCGGCGACGGAGCCGGCGCGGTCGTCGTCGGCCCCTCGGCCGAGCCGGCCATCGGCCCCACGGTGTGGGGTTCGGAGGGCGACAAGTCGGAGACGATCAAGCAGACCGTGCCGTGGGACGAGTACCTCGGCAAGGACGCCGGAGAGAAGTTCCCGGCCATCACGCAGGAGGGCCAGGCGGTCTTCCGCTGGGCCGTCTTCGAGATGGCCAAGGTGGCCCAGCAGGCGCTCGACGCCGCTGGGATCACCGCAGAGGACCTGGACGTCTTCATCCCGCACCAGGCGAACATGCGGATCATCGACTCGATGGTGAAGACTCTGAAGCTGCCGGAGCACGTGACGGTCGCCCGTGACGTGGAGACCACCGGCAACACGTCGGCCGCCTCGATCCCGCTCGCCATGGAGCGGCTCCTGGCGACCGGAGCGGCGAAGAGCGGCGACACCGCGCTCGTCATCGGCTTCGGGGCGGGGCTCGTCTACGCCGCGACGGTCGTTACCCTCCCCTAG
- the fabF gene encoding beta-ketoacyl-ACP synthase II, protein MSPTNRTVVVTGIGATTPLGGDSASTWEGLLAGRSGVKPLEGERFAELPVRIAAPVAVDPSEVLPRPLARKLDRSAQFAVIAAREAWADAGYTAPAGEDESVAPDRLGTVIASGIGGVTTLLDQYDVLKEKGVRRVSPHTVPMLMPNGPSANVGLEVNAQAGVHTPVSACASGAEAIGYAVEMIRTGRADVVVAGGTEAAIHPLPIAAFANMMAMSKNNESPQTASRPYDKARDGFVLGEGAGVVILESAEHAAKRGARVYCEVLGQGLSADSHHIAQPEPTGRGVAAAVQNLLDNTGLDPAELVHVNAHATSTPQGDTAEIKALRKVLGDDLDHIAISATKSMTGHLLGGAGGIETVATVLALYHRIAPPTINVDALDDDIDADIVVGEPRKLPADGPISAINNSFGFGGHNVTLAFRTV, encoded by the coding sequence GTGAGCCCGACCAATCGCACCGTGGTCGTCACCGGTATCGGCGCAACCACTCCGCTGGGTGGCGACAGCGCTTCGACCTGGGAAGGTCTGCTCGCCGGCCGCTCCGGCGTCAAGCCCCTGGAGGGCGAGCGCTTCGCCGAACTCCCGGTACGCATCGCCGCTCCGGTAGCCGTGGACCCCAGTGAGGTCCTGCCCCGGCCGCTGGCCCGCAAGCTGGACCGCTCGGCGCAGTTCGCCGTGATCGCGGCCCGCGAGGCGTGGGCCGACGCCGGCTACACCGCTCCGGCGGGCGAGGACGAGTCCGTCGCGCCCGACCGCCTGGGCACCGTGATCGCCTCCGGCATCGGCGGTGTCACCACTCTGCTCGACCAGTACGACGTACTGAAGGAAAAGGGCGTGCGCCGGGTCTCCCCGCACACGGTCCCCATGCTCATGCCGAACGGCCCGTCGGCCAACGTCGGCCTGGAGGTCAACGCCCAGGCGGGCGTGCACACTCCGGTCAGCGCCTGCGCGTCCGGCGCCGAGGCCATCGGCTACGCCGTCGAGATGATCCGCACCGGCCGCGCCGACGTGGTCGTCGCGGGCGGCACCGAAGCGGCGATCCACCCGCTGCCGATCGCCGCCTTCGCCAACATGATGGCGATGTCGAAGAACAACGAGAGCCCCCAGACTGCCTCCCGGCCCTACGACAAGGCCCGTGACGGCTTCGTCCTGGGCGAGGGCGCGGGCGTCGTCATCCTGGAGTCCGCCGAGCACGCCGCGAAGCGCGGTGCCCGGGTCTACTGCGAGGTGCTGGGCCAGGGCCTGTCCGCGGACAGCCACCACATCGCGCAGCCGGAGCCGACCGGCCGCGGCGTCGCGGCCGCGGTGCAGAACCTGCTCGACAACACGGGTCTCGACCCGGCCGAGCTGGTCCACGTCAATGCGCACGCCACGTCCACCCCGCAGGGTGACACGGCGGAGATCAAGGCCCTGCGCAAGGTCCTCGGCGACGACCTCGACCACATCGCGATCTCCGCGACCAAGTCGATGACCGGTCACCTGCTGGGCGGCGCCGGCGGTATCGAGACCGTGGCCACCGTGCTGGCGCTGTACCACCGCATCGCTCCGCCGACGATCAACGTCGACGCGCTGGACGACGACATCGACGCGGACATCGTCGTGGGCGAGCCGCGCAAGCTGCCCGCCGACGGCCCGATCTCCGCGATCAACAACTCCTTCGGCTTCGGCGGCCACAACGTCACCCTGGCGTTCCGCACCGTCTAG
- a CDS encoding alpha/beta hydrolase, whose amino-acid sequence MLATTGWTAVHRPEGGTPLRVTALDAWSKAHLDGRPVPPADAPVRTVARFFAGLDGAQRARLADGYPLVVGNLDGVPVDTRYRANRRGLEKARLVEEARSHDVALTPADRAEAARRSHRFASLAEPGRQILAFDPTGGGRAAEVFGDLDGAERVSVIVPGVDTDLLTFERTQRRLTSPVGMAEALYETERTAAPKSRTAVIAWAGYTAPAGVGVDAATGRMAFDGAVRLKALTVSLPGNSSVALFCHSYGSVVCGVAAHELPRRVTDVVVAGSPGMRAENVAGLRTSARVWATRDEGDWIADVPHLEVGGVGHGADPVSPEFGARLLSSARARNHTGYFAPGTESMANFARIGTGAFDSVVCATGDDACRRGISGAEQDRRA is encoded by the coding sequence ATGCTGGCGACCACCGGCTGGACGGCCGTGCACCGCCCCGAGGGGGGCACGCCGCTGCGCGTCACCGCTCTCGACGCTTGGTCCAAGGCGCACTTGGACGGCCGGCCGGTGCCGCCGGCGGACGCCCCCGTGCGGACGGTGGCCCGCTTCTTCGCGGGCCTCGACGGCGCGCAGCGGGCCCGCCTCGCCGACGGCTACCCGCTCGTCGTCGGCAACCTCGACGGCGTACCGGTCGACACCCGCTACCGGGCCAACCGGCGCGGGCTGGAGAAGGCCCGGCTGGTGGAGGAGGCCCGCAGCCACGACGTCGCGCTGACCCCGGCCGACCGGGCCGAGGCCGCCCGGCGCTCCCACCGCTTCGCCTCGCTCGCCGAACCCGGCCGCCAGATCCTCGCGTTCGACCCCACCGGCGGCGGTCGGGCGGCCGAGGTCTTCGGCGACCTCGACGGCGCCGAGCGGGTCTCGGTGATCGTTCCCGGCGTGGACACCGACCTCCTCACCTTCGAGCGCACCCAGCGCCGGCTGACCTCGCCCGTCGGCATGGCCGAGGCCTTGTACGAGACCGAGCGGACGGCCGCGCCGAAGAGCCGGACGGCGGTCATCGCCTGGGCGGGCTACACCGCCCCCGCCGGGGTCGGTGTGGACGCCGCCACGGGGCGGATGGCTTTCGACGGCGCCGTCCGGCTGAAGGCCCTGACGGTGTCCCTGCCCGGGAACTCCAGCGTGGCGCTGTTCTGCCACAGCTACGGGTCGGTGGTGTGCGGGGTCGCCGCGCACGAGCTGCCCCGGCGCGTGACGGACGTGGTCGTCGCAGGCAGTCCCGGCATGCGGGCGGAGAACGTCGCGGGCCTGCGGACGTCGGCGCGCGTCTGGGCGACGCGCGACGAGGGCGACTGGATCGCCGACGTGCCGCACCTGGAGGTCGGCGGCGTGGGCCACGGTGCCGACCCGGTGTCCCCGGAGTTCGGCGCGCGGCTGCTGTCGTCGGCCAGGGCCAGGAACCACACCGGCTATTTCGCGCCAGGTACGGAGTCGATGGCCAACTTCGCCAGAATCGGAACCGGCGCGTTCGATTCCGTCGTGTGCGCCACCGGCGACGACGCGTGCCGCCGTGGAATTTCCGGGGCCGAGCAGGACCGACGCGCGTAG
- a CDS encoding acyl carrier protein: protein MAATQQEIVEGLAEIVNEIAGIPVEDVEIDKSFTDDLDVDSLSMVEVVVAAEERFDVKIPDEDVKNLKTVGDAADYILKHQA, encoded by the coding sequence ATGGCCGCCACGCAGCAGGAGATCGTCGAGGGCCTCGCCGAGATCGTCAACGAGATCGCGGGCATCCCGGTCGAGGACGTCGAGATCGACAAGTCCTTCACCGACGACCTGGACGTCGACTCCCTGTCCATGGTCGAGGTCGTCGTCGCCGCCGAAGAGCGCTTCGACGTCAAGATCCCGGACGAGGACGTCAAGAACCTCAAGACGGTCGGCGACGCCGCGGACTACATCCTGAAGCACCAGGCCTGA
- a CDS encoding aldo/keto reductase, with protein sequence MTEHGDAMAQVELGGGGPLVGVQGLGCMGMSEFYGDTDEAAARETLAAALAAGVTLFDTADVYGRGRNEEFLAPFVAAHRDDITLATKFAIERTDDPAHRGVRNDRGYVRAAVEGSLRRLGVDVIDLYYMHRRDPAVPLAESVGAMAELVQEGKVRHLGLSEVTGAELREAHAVHPIAALQSEWSLFSRDVERSAVAAAAELGVAFVPYSPLGRGFLTGAFTDASAELSQDDFRRHQPRFTGGNAKANAALLAPVREIAAQLGASPAQVALAWVHGRAAVHGLTVVPIPGTRRAERLRENTAAARITLTPAQLALLEPIAAQVAGDRYPDMTFTSAAREA encoded by the coding sequence ATGACGGAGCACGGCGACGCCATGGCGCAGGTCGAGCTGGGCGGGGGCGGCCCGCTGGTCGGCGTCCAGGGCCTGGGGTGCATGGGCATGAGCGAGTTCTACGGGGACACCGACGAGGCGGCCGCCCGGGAGACCCTGGCGGCGGCGCTGGCCGCCGGTGTCACCCTCTTCGACACGGCGGACGTCTACGGCCGCGGCCGCAACGAGGAGTTCCTGGCCCCGTTCGTGGCCGCACACCGCGACGACATCACCCTGGCGACGAAGTTCGCCATAGAGCGCACCGACGACCCCGCCCACCGGGGCGTCCGCAACGACCGCGGGTACGTCCGCGCCGCCGTCGAGGGCAGCCTGCGACGGCTCGGCGTGGACGTCATCGACCTCTACTACATGCACCGGCGCGATCCGGCCGTGCCGCTCGCCGAGTCGGTGGGGGCCATGGCCGAGCTGGTGCAGGAGGGCAAGGTGCGCCACCTCGGACTCAGCGAGGTCACCGGCGCGGAGCTGCGCGAGGCACACGCCGTGCACCCGATCGCGGCGCTCCAGTCGGAGTGGTCGCTGTTCAGCCGGGACGTGGAACGCAGCGCGGTGGCCGCGGCGGCGGAGCTGGGGGTGGCCTTCGTGCCCTACTCCCCGCTCGGCCGGGGCTTCCTGACCGGGGCCTTCACGGACGCCTCAGCGGAGCTGTCGCAGGACGACTTCCGCCGCCACCAGCCGCGGTTCACCGGCGGCAACGCGAAGGCCAACGCGGCGCTGCTGGCCCCGGTCCGGGAGATCGCGGCGCAGCTGGGCGCGAGTCCCGCGCAAGTCGCCCTCGCCTGGGTGCACGGGCGGGCGGCGGTGCACGGGCTGACCGTGGTCCCGATCCCGGGCACCCGTCGGGCGGAGCGACTGCGCGAGAACACCGCGGCGGCCCGGATCACGCTCACGCCGGCGCAGCTGGCGTTGCTGGAGCCGATCGCGGCGCAGGTCGCGGGGGACCGCTATCCGGACATGACCTTCACCTCGGCGGCCCGGGAGGCGTAG
- a CDS encoding pirin family protein codes for MIDVRRGADRYEGGDPAAGITTRHAFSFGSFYDPDNLRFGPVLACNEEALAAGAGFDEHPHSHTEIVTWVIEGELTHQDTTGEESVVRPGDVQRLSAGSGARHVERNDGDRPLRFVQMWLSPLAAGGEPSYEVLRDVSDGTPYEVPAAGAALHVRRPGAGERVAVPAAERVYLHVVRGDLRLDGTELGPGDSVRITAEKGLEIVAGSPGELLMWELPG; via the coding sequence ATGATTGATGTACGCCGCGGCGCCGACCGGTACGAGGGAGGGGACCCGGCCGCCGGGATCACCACCCGGCACGCCTTCTCCTTCGGCTCCTTCTACGATCCGGACAACCTGCGCTTCGGCCCCGTCCTGGCCTGCAACGAGGAGGCCCTCGCGGCCGGCGCGGGCTTCGACGAGCACCCGCACAGCCACACCGAGATCGTGACCTGGGTGATCGAGGGCGAGCTCACCCACCAGGACACCACCGGCGAGGAGAGCGTGGTCCGGCCGGGGGACGTGCAGCGGCTCAGCGCCGGGTCCGGGGCACGCCACGTGGAGCGCAACGACGGCGACCGGCCGCTGCGCTTCGTGCAGATGTGGCTCTCGCCGCTCGCCGCGGGTGGCGAACCCTCCTACGAGGTGCTGCGGGACGTCTCCGACGGCACGCCCTACGAGGTCCCCGCCGCCGGCGCCGCCCTGCACGTACGCCGCCCCGGGGCGGGAGAGCGGGTCGCCGTACCGGCCGCCGAGCGGGTGTACCTGCACGTGGTCCGCGGCGACCTGCGCCTGGACGGGACGGAGCTGGGCCCCGGCGACTCGGTGCGGATCACCGCCGAGAAGGGGCTGGAGATCGTCGCCGGGTCCCCGGGGGAGCTGCTGATGTGGGAGCTGCCGGGCTAG
- a CDS encoding ACP S-malonyltransferase — MLVLVAPGQGAQTPGFLTPWLDLPGAADRVAEWSEAISLDLARYGTTADAEEIRDTAVAQPLLVAAGLLSASALGSTSAFGAVAGHSVGEITAAAIAGVLPERDALSFVRTRGLGMAEAAAVIETGMAAVLGGEPAVVVAHLEKLGLTPANINGAGQIVAAGTMEQIEALQADKPEGSMKVVPLKVAGAFHTHHMAPAVAELEKAAEALSPTDPALKYVSNKDGLVVTTGADVVARLVGQVANPVRWDLCMETFAELGVTGIIELSPGGTLTGLAKRALKGVPSVALKTPDDLEKAAALVAELTA; from the coding sequence GTGCTCGTACTCGTCGCTCCCGGCCAAGGCGCTCAGACGCCCGGCTTCTTGACTCCCTGGCTCGACCTCCCCGGTGCCGCTGACCGCGTCGCCGAGTGGTCCGAGGCCATCAGCCTGGACCTCGCCCGATACGGCACGACGGCCGACGCCGAGGAGATCCGCGACACCGCGGTCGCCCAGCCCCTGCTGGTCGCCGCCGGTCTGCTCTCGGCCTCCGCGCTGGGGTCGACCTCGGCCTTCGGCGCCGTCGCCGGTCACAGCGTCGGTGAGATCACCGCCGCGGCCATCGCCGGCGTGCTGCCCGAGAGGGACGCGCTGTCGTTCGTCCGGACCCGCGGGCTGGGCATGGCGGAGGCCGCCGCCGTCATCGAGACGGGCATGGCCGCGGTGCTCGGCGGGGAACCCGCCGTCGTCGTCGCACACCTTGAGAAGCTCGGCCTGACCCCGGCCAACATCAACGGCGCGGGCCAGATCGTGGCCGCCGGCACGATGGAGCAGATCGAAGCCCTGCAGGCCGACAAGCCCGAGGGTTCCATGAAGGTCGTTCCCCTCAAGGTCGCGGGCGCCTTCCACACGCACCACATGGCCCCTGCGGTCGCCGAGCTGGAGAAGGCCGCCGAGGCGCTCTCCCCGACCGACCCGGCCCTGAAGTACGTCTCGAACAAGGACGGCCTCGTCGTCACCACGGGCGCCGACGTCGTCGCCCGACTGGTCGGCCAGGTCGCGAACCCGGTCCGCTGGGACCTGTGCATGGAGACGTTCGCCGAGCTGGGTGTCACCGGGATCATCGAGCTGTCCCCCGGCGGCACTCTGACGGGTCTGGCCAAGCGCGCGCTGAAGGGCGTACCGAGCGTGGCGCTGAAGACCCCGGACGATCTCGAGAAGGCCGCGGCGCTGGTCGCCGAACTGACGGCCTGA
- a CDS encoding TetR family transcriptional regulator, protein MAIDERTAPAAPVAGLRERKKRRTRGALLRAALVLFVSRGYERTTVDEITAAVAVSQRTFFRYFANKEEAVFAVQDLVESHFVAELQARPPSEGPLEAMRGALVCAWDTLDDALCGVVPVDLYLRSYRLIESTPALLAVHLRRSTELEERVSRLVAAREGLDVDADPRSRVAAASFFGVMRVTGRLWGQGDETSVQALRRLADSHLDSIGPALAGRWRRATPTK, encoded by the coding sequence GTGGCGATCGACGAGCGGACGGCGCCGGCCGCGCCGGTGGCCGGCCTGCGCGAACGCAAGAAGAGGCGCACCCGCGGTGCGCTGCTGCGCGCCGCGCTCGTGCTCTTCGTCTCCCGGGGGTACGAGCGCACCACCGTCGACGAGATCACCGCCGCGGTGGCGGTGTCCCAGCGCACCTTCTTCCGCTACTTCGCCAACAAGGAGGAGGCCGTCTTCGCCGTCCAGGATCTGGTGGAGTCGCATTTCGTCGCCGAGCTGCAGGCACGGCCGCCGTCCGAGGGGCCGCTGGAGGCGATGCGGGGCGCGCTGGTCTGCGCGTGGGACACGCTCGACGACGCCCTCTGCGGGGTGGTCCCGGTCGACCTCTACCTGCGCAGCTACCGCCTGATCGAGTCCACCCCGGCCCTGCTCGCCGTGCACCTGCGGCGCTCCACCGAGCTGGAGGAGCGGGTCTCCCGGCTGGTCGCCGCGCGGGAGGGCCTGGACGTGGACGCCGACCCGCGGTCCCGGGTGGCCGCCGCCTCGTTCTTCGGGGTGATGAGGGTCACGGGGCGGCTCTGGGGACAGGGGGACGAGACGAGTGTGCAGGCGCTCCGCCGGCTGGCGGACAGCCATCTCGACAGCATCGGCCCAGCTCTGGCGGGGCGGTGGCGACGAGCCACCCCGACGAAGTGA
- a CDS encoding DUF3145 domain-containing protein, whose product MTTRGVLYVHSAPRALCPHVEWAVAGVLGVRVNLDWIRQPASPGTWRAEFSWRAEAGTASKLASALRGWHLLRFEVTSEPCPTAEGERYSSTPELGIFHAVTGLHGDILIPEDRLRAALARSVRGETDLEAEIAELLGKRWDDELEPFRHAGEGAPVRWLHQVV is encoded by the coding sequence GTGACGACACGTGGAGTTCTGTACGTGCATTCCGCACCGCGCGCGCTCTGCCCGCACGTGGAATGGGCCGTAGCGGGCGTGCTCGGGGTGCGGGTGAACCTCGACTGGATCAGGCAGCCCGCCTCCCCGGGCACCTGGAGAGCCGAGTTCTCCTGGCGGGCCGAAGCGGGCACCGCTTCGAAACTCGCCTCCGCGCTGCGCGGCTGGCACCTGCTGCGCTTCGAGGTGACCTCGGAGCCCTGCCCGACCGCCGAGGGCGAGCGCTACAGCTCCACACCGGAGCTCGGCATCTTCCACGCCGTCACCGGCCTGCACGGCGACATCCTGATCCCGGAGGACCGGCTGCGCGCCGCGCTGGCCCGGTCCGTCCGCGGTGAGACCGATCTGGAGGCGGAGATCGCCGAACTGCTCGGCAAGCGGTGGGACGACGAACTGGAACCCTTCCGCCACGCGGGCGAGGGCGCGCCCGTCCGCTGGCTCCACCAGGTGGTCTGA
- a CDS encoding CdaR family transcriptional regulator has protein sequence MPQPEREHSPATHAAHPAPAHPHAATLRRLEKSSGRLAANAIARMDETLPWYRAMPPENRSWIGLVAQAGIAAFTEWFRHPETPQAISTDVFGTAPRELTRAITLRQTVEMVRTTIEVMEAAIEEVAAPGDESTLREALLVYAREIAFATAQVYAQAAEARGAWDARLESLVVNAVLSGEADEGALSRAAALGWNSPEHVCVVLGTAPEGDSELTVEAIRRAARHHKLQVLTGVLGDRLVVIAGGSDNPMQVAKSLIGPFAAGPVVAGPVVADLLNATKSAQAAAAGLKACTAWQDAPRPVLADDLLPERAIASDPAAREQLVEEIYRPLEEAGSALLETLSVYLEQASSLEGAARMLFVHPNTVRYRLRRVTDVTGWSPSDVRSAFTLRIALILGRLADGDTQS, from the coding sequence GTGCCCCAACCCGAACGTGAGCATTCGCCCGCCACACACGCCGCGCATCCCGCTCCCGCCCATCCGCACGCCGCGACCCTGCGCCGCCTGGAGAAGTCCTCCGGCCGACTCGCCGCCAACGCGATCGCGCGCATGGACGAGACCTTGCCGTGGTACCGGGCCATGCCACCCGAGAACCGCTCGTGGATCGGTCTGGTCGCGCAGGCCGGCATCGCCGCCTTCACCGAGTGGTTCCGGCATCCGGAGACCCCGCAGGCGATCTCCACCGACGTCTTCGGTACCGCTCCACGCGAGCTGACCCGGGCGATCACCCTGCGTCAGACGGTCGAGATGGTCCGCACCACGATCGAGGTCATGGAGGCCGCGATCGAGGAGGTGGCCGCCCCCGGCGACGAGTCGACCCTGCGCGAGGCGCTGCTGGTCTACGCGCGGGAGATCGCCTTCGCGACGGCCCAGGTGTACGCACAGGCCGCCGAGGCACGCGGCGCGTGGGACGCCCGGCTGGAGTCCCTGGTCGTCAACGCGGTGCTGTCCGGCGAGGCCGACGAGGGCGCGCTGTCGCGGGCGGCGGCGCTGGGCTGGAACTCCCCGGAGCACGTGTGCGTGGTGCTCGGCACCGCGCCGGAGGGCGACAGCGAGCTGACGGTCGAGGCGATCAGACGGGCGGCCCGCCACCACAAGCTCCAGGTCCTGACGGGCGTGCTCGGAGACCGTCTGGTCGTCATCGCGGGCGGCAGCGACAACCCGATGCAGGTGGCGAAGTCCCTGATCGGGCCGTTCGCGGCGGGTCCGGTCGTGGCCGGTCCGGTGGTCGCCGATCTGCTGAACGCGACGAAGTCGGCGCAGGCCGCGGCGGCCGGACTGAAGGCCTGTACGGCGTGGCAGGACGCTCCGCGGCCGGTCCTGGCGGATGATCTCCTGCCGGAACGCGCGATCGCCTCCGATCCGGCTGCCAGGGAACAACTGGTGGAGGAGATCTACAGACCGCTTGAGGAGGCGGGGTCAGCACTGCTGGAGACGTTGAGCGTCTATCTGGAGCAGGCGAGCAGCCTCGAAGGGGCGGCCCGGATGCTGTTCGTGCACCCCAATACGGTGCGCTACCGGCTGCGACGTGTGACCGACGTCACCGGCTGGTCGCCGTCCGATGTCCGATCGGCGTTCACCCTGCGGATCGCCCTGATTCTGGGGCGTCTGGCCGACGGTGACACACAGTCCTAG
- a CDS encoding DUF4429 domain-containing protein has protein sequence MWRMGDVLAGNHAVWEFDSDSVLIRFTRGLRTPRLWQALGSRRIPLEAVSAVTVAAGRRDTVVLRAVPRPGADPLMEAAAGQLKEACDPYRMVLPGDRAASAEAFAAALRARLGPEAAEPAPRFLVDVPQPPLQLKAYDARVGFDGSAVGFHWSRTGATGTKWKAGDQSYPLAELTGVEWRSPGGTGGHLRLLLREPQQTPADPRPDHDLATAVFGVGYGAVHESLPFAAAVLAATRGRTPVGAARGRSGDERLRHLSELYSAGLLTDGEYTTLRDRFTAGSR, from the coding sequence ATGTGGCGCATGGGTGACGTACTGGCCGGAAATCATGCCGTCTGGGAGTTCGACTCGGACTCGGTGCTCATCCGCTTCACACGGGGGCTGCGCACACCGAGGCTGTGGCAGGCGCTGGGGTCGCGCCGAATACCCCTGGAAGCGGTGTCGGCCGTGACCGTGGCCGCCGGAAGGCGGGACACGGTGGTCCTGCGCGCCGTCCCGCGCCCGGGTGCGGACCCGCTCATGGAGGCCGCCGCCGGACAGCTCAAGGAGGCGTGCGACCCGTACCGGATGGTGTTGCCCGGTGACCGGGCGGCATCGGCCGAGGCGTTCGCCGCCGCCCTGCGCGCCCGACTCGGGCCGGAGGCCGCCGAGCCGGCCCCGCGCTTCCTGGTCGACGTACCGCAGCCGCCGCTGCAGCTGAAGGCGTACGACGCGAGGGTCGGCTTCGACGGCTCCGCGGTCGGCTTCCACTGGTCGCGCACCGGCGCGACCGGCACGAAGTGGAAGGCGGGCGACCAGTCCTACCCGCTGGCCGAGCTCACCGGCGTCGAGTGGCGCTCTCCCGGCGGCACCGGCGGCCACCTGCGGCTGCTGCTGCGGGAACCCCAGCAGACCCCGGCCGACCCCCGCCCGGACCACGACCTCGCGACGGCCGTCTTCGGCGTGGGCTACGGGGCGGTGCACGAGTCGCTGCCCTTCGCCGCGGCCGTCCTCGCCGCCACACGCGGCCGGACCCCGGTCGGCGCCGCCCGCGGCCGCTCGGGGGACGAACGGCTCCGGCACCTGAGCGAGCTCTACTCGGCCGGCCTGCTGACCGACGGCGAGTACACGACCCTGCGGGACCGCTTCACCGCCGGGTCCCGCTAG
- a CDS encoding serine hydrolase, giving the protein MESLRIIETWPVDTAAAAVVRADGSLAGAHGPVGHRFALASVTKPLAAYAALVAHEEGAIELDEPAGPEGSTVRHLLAHTSGLAFDEHRAAAAPGTRRLYSNAGFEVLGDHIAKATGIPFAEYVHQAVFEPLGMASTTLDGSPAKDGVSTVSDLLRFAAELQAPRLLDVRTVAEATSVVHPGLRGVLPGYGSQSPNDWGLGMEIRDGKSPHWTGLTSSPRTFGHFGQAGTFLWVDPDAGAACVALTDRPFGPWAVEAWTPFTDAVLTELRSA; this is encoded by the coding sequence ATGGAAAGCCTGCGGATCATCGAGACCTGGCCCGTGGACACCGCCGCGGCGGCCGTCGTGCGCGCCGACGGGAGCCTCGCCGGCGCGCACGGGCCCGTCGGCCACCGCTTCGCGCTGGCCTCGGTCACCAAGCCGCTGGCCGCGTACGCCGCCCTGGTCGCCCACGAGGAAGGGGCGATCGAGCTGGACGAACCGGCCGGACCCGAGGGGTCGACGGTCCGTCACCTGCTGGCGCACACCAGCGGCCTGGCCTTCGACGAGCACCGCGCGGCGGCCGCGCCCGGTACGCGCCGGCTGTACTCGAACGCCGGCTTCGAGGTGCTGGGCGACCACATCGCCAAGGCCACCGGCATCCCCTTCGCGGAGTACGTGCACCAGGCCGTCTTCGAGCCGTTGGGCATGGCCTCGACCACGCTGGACGGGTCGCCCGCCAAGGACGGCGTTTCCACCGTCTCCGACCTGCTGCGCTTCGCCGCCGAGCTGCAGGCGCCCCGGCTGCTCGACGTCCGCACGGTGGCCGAGGCCACCTCGGTCGTCCACCCGGGGCTCAGGGGCGTCCTGCCGGGGTACGGGAGCCAGTCCCCCAACGACTGGGGGCTCGGCATGGAGATCCGCGACGGCAAGTCCCCGCACTGGACGGGCCTGACCTCCTCCCCGCGCACCTTCGGCCACTTCGGCCAGGCCGGCACCTTCCTGTGGGTGGACCCGGACGCGGGCGCCGCGTGCGTGGCGCTGACGGACCGCCCCTTCGGCCCGTGGGCGGTCGAGGCCTGGACCCCGTTCACCGACGCGGTCCTGACCGAACTGCGCTCCGCCTGA